One region of Armigeres subalbatus isolate Guangzhou_Male chromosome 3, GZ_Asu_2, whole genome shotgun sequence genomic DNA includes:
- the LOC134223391 gene encoding gamma-aminobutyric acid receptor-associated protein, with protein MKFQYKEEHPFEKRKAEGDKIRRKYPERVPVIVEKAPKARIGDLDKKKYLVPSDLTVGQFYFLIRKRIHLRPEDALFFFVNNVIPPTSATMGSLYQEHHEEDYFLYIAYSDENVYGNK; from the exons ATGAAATTTCAATACAAGGAAGAACACCCGTTCGAGAAGCGAAAGGCTGAGGGTGACAAAATTCGACGCAAATATCCAGAACGAGTACCC GTTATTGTCGAAAAGGCCCCCAAGGCCCGTATTGGAGATTTGGACAAGAAGAAGTATCTCGTCCCGTCTGACTTGACCGTTGGTCAGTTCTATTTCCTCATCCGTAAGAGAATTCATCTAAGGCCAGAAGATGCCCTGTTTTTCTTTGTTAACAATGTAATTCCACCAACGTCGGCAACAATGGGTTCGCTGTACCAG GAACACCACGAGGAAGACTACTTTCTCTACATTGCTTATTCGGATGAGAATGTGTATGGAAACAAGTGA